A window of the Gemmatimonadaceae bacterium genome harbors these coding sequences:
- a CDS encoding NAD-dependent malic enzyme, translating into MTIHTDAQENGGVATLPEPHNHKGAHVNVQTVVEGKRGADILHDPLLNKGTSFSEAERDALGLRGLLPAKVTTLDQQVDKILSNIRRKATDLDRYTYLVSLQERNTTLFYRVVIDNLSELMPIIYTPTVGLACQKYALIFRRPQGLFITSQDRGRMRDLMRNWPHQDVRMIVVTDGERILGLGDLGSCGMGIPVGKLSLYTACAGLPPEQCLPIMLDVGTNNQALRDDPLYIGLAQERLRGPAYDELVEEFVTAAHDVFPKACIQFEDFGNTNAFRMLHKYRNRVCTFNDDIQGTAGVTLSGLYSSLRITGGKLADKKFLFLGAGEAGVGICDLIVQALVAEGLSEAAAREKCWLVDSHGLVTRSRTDLAEHKLPYAHDHAPVPNLLAAVEALKPTALIGVSGQPQAFTEEVVKAMGRINKRPVIFALSNPTSKAECTAEQAYTWTDGRAIFASGSPFPPFTLNGKTHVSGQGNNSYIFPGVGLGVIASQSTRVTDEMFFVAAKALASLVTEKDLASGSVYPDLQRIREVSVKIAAAVAEVAFTRKLTSMPHPKNMEDYVRGHMYEPTYETYV; encoded by the coding sequence GTGACTATCCATACCGACGCGCAGGAGAATGGCGGAGTTGCCACCCTGCCCGAACCGCACAACCACAAAGGCGCACACGTCAACGTCCAGACGGTCGTGGAAGGCAAGCGTGGAGCCGACATTCTGCATGATCCCCTGCTGAACAAGGGAACCAGCTTCAGTGAGGCCGAGCGGGACGCGCTGGGACTGCGCGGCTTGCTGCCGGCGAAGGTCACGACACTCGACCAGCAGGTCGACAAGATTCTCAGCAACATTCGCCGCAAGGCGACGGACCTCGACCGGTACACCTACCTCGTCTCGCTCCAGGAGCGCAACACCACGCTGTTCTATCGCGTGGTGATCGACAATCTCTCGGAGTTGATGCCGATCATCTACACGCCGACGGTCGGTCTCGCCTGCCAGAAGTACGCGCTGATCTTCCGCCGGCCGCAGGGGCTCTTCATCACCAGCCAGGACCGCGGCCGGATGAGGGATCTCATGAGGAACTGGCCGCATCAGGACGTGCGCATGATCGTCGTCACCGACGGCGAGCGCATCCTCGGCCTCGGCGATCTCGGATCGTGCGGCATGGGCATCCCCGTGGGCAAGCTCTCGCTCTACACCGCCTGCGCCGGCCTCCCGCCGGAACAGTGCCTGCCCATCATGCTCGACGTCGGCACCAACAATCAGGCGCTGCGCGACGACCCGCTGTACATCGGCCTGGCGCAGGAGCGCCTGCGCGGCCCGGCCTACGACGAACTGGTCGAGGAGTTCGTGACCGCGGCGCACGATGTCTTCCCCAAGGCGTGCATCCAGTTCGAGGATTTCGGCAACACCAACGCCTTCCGGATGCTGCACAAGTATCGCAACCGCGTCTGCACGTTCAACGACGACATTCAGGGCACGGCCGGCGTGACGCTGTCGGGGCTGTACTCCTCGCTGCGCATCACCGGTGGCAAGCTCGCCGACAAGAAGTTCCTGTTCCTCGGCGCCGGCGAGGCCGGCGTGGGCATCTGCGACCTCATCGTGCAGGCGCTCGTTGCCGAGGGGCTCAGCGAGGCCGCGGCGCGCGAGAAGTGCTGGCTGGTGGATTCGCACGGCCTGGTGACCAGGAGCCGGACTGACCTCGCCGAGCACAAGCTGCCGTACGCACACGATCACGCGCCGGTGCCGAACCTGCTGGCCGCGGTCGAGGCACTCAAGCCGACGGCGCTCATCGGTGTCTCGGGCCAGCCCCAGGCGTTCACGGAAGAGGTGGTGAAGGCGATGGGTCGCATCAACAAGCGACCGGTCATCTTCGCGCTTTCCAACCCGACGTCGAAGGCCGAGTGCACGGCCGAGCAGGCGTACACGTGGACCGACGGCCGCGCGATCTTCGCGAGCGGCAGCCCGTTCCCGCCCTTCACGCTGAACGGCAAGACGCACGTCTCCGGCCAAGGCAACAATTCCTATATCTTCCCGGGCGTCGGCCTTGGCGTAATTGCAAGCCAGTCCACGCGCGTCACGGATGAGATGTTCTTCGTCGCCGCCAAGGCATTGGCATCACTGGTGACGGAGAAAGACCTCGCCTCGGGCAGCGTCTATCCGGATCTGCAGCGCATCCGCGAGGTGTCGGTGAAGATCGCGGCCGCCGTGGCCGAGGTGGCCTTCACGCGGAAGCTGACCAGCATGCCGCACCCAAAGAACATGGAAGACTACGTGCGGGGACACATGTACGAGCCGACGTACGAGACGTACGTGTAG
- a CDS encoding 1,4-dihydroxy-6-naphthoate synthase, with protein MRTLTFGYSPCPNDTFAFHAITHGLVDAPFRIEPVLLDIEELNRRAHHGALDLTKLSVGAFAAVGNRYRLLRSGAALGHGVGPLVVARTPRTLADAIRGRLAIPGRETTAFRLLRLAAPGLGDVVELRYDRILRAVETGEVDAGLIIHESRFTYADHGLVKVADLGEWWERETGLPVPLAGICARADLDAETASQAERALRASVQYAFDHPEASRAYVRAHSQEMSDMVCDAHIKLYVNELSLDVGDDGLRAIARLVAEP; from the coding sequence ATGCGTACCCTGACCTTCGGCTACTCACCCTGCCCGAACGACACGTTCGCCTTCCATGCCATCACGCATGGACTGGTGGACGCGCCGTTCCGCATCGAGCCGGTCCTGCTCGATATCGAGGAGCTCAACCGGCGTGCGCATCACGGCGCGCTTGACCTCACGAAGCTCAGTGTTGGCGCATTCGCCGCGGTTGGCAATCGCTATCGCCTGCTGCGCAGCGGGGCGGCATTGGGTCACGGCGTTGGGCCGCTGGTTGTCGCCCGAACGCCGCGAACGCTCGCCGATGCGATTCGCGGACGGCTCGCGATTCCGGGGCGTGAAACCACGGCATTCCGGCTGCTTCGACTCGCCGCACCCGGCCTTGGCGATGTGGTCGAACTCCGATACGACCGGATCCTGCGCGCCGTCGAGACCGGCGAAGTCGATGCCGGGCTCATCATCCACGAATCACGCTTCACCTACGCCGACCACGGCCTGGTGAAGGTGGCCGATCTCGGCGAATGGTGGGAGCGCGAGACCGGGCTTCCGGTCCCGCTCGCCGGCATCTGCGCCCGCGCCGACCTCGACGCAGAAACGGCGTCGCAGGCCGAGCGTGCGTTGCGTGCCTCGGTCCAGTACGCGTTCGACCATCCTGAGGCGTCGCGCGCCTACGTGCGCGCGCACTCGCAGGAAATGTCCGACATGGTGTGCGATGCGCACATCAAGCTCTACGTCAATGAGTTGAGTCTCGACGTCGGCGATGACGGGCTGCGGGCCATTGCCCGGCTGGTCGCCGAGCCATAG
- a CDS encoding class IV adenylate cyclase, with translation MPRNVEIKARIASVDALTARAAAIADTGPVEIRQDDTFFPCDTGRLKLRQFADGTGELIFYQRADQGGPKESFYLISRTDNAEALREVLLCAYGARGRVVKHRTLYLAGKTRIHLDRVATLGDFLELEVVLDDDESLEAGVRTAHEIMAQLGVTSAQLIEGAYLDLLARGPETHPR, from the coding sequence ATGCCACGAAACGTCGAGATCAAGGCCCGCATTGCGAGTGTGGACGCGCTGACGGCACGTGCCGCAGCGATCGCGGACACCGGACCTGTCGAGATCCGGCAGGATGACACGTTCTTTCCCTGCGACACGGGGCGCCTGAAGCTGCGGCAGTTCGCGGATGGAACGGGTGAACTGATCTTCTACCAGCGCGCGGATCAGGGCGGACCCAAGGAGTCGTTCTACCTGATCTCGCGCACGGACAACGCCGAGGCATTGCGCGAGGTGCTGCTGTGCGCGTACGGAGCGCGCGGCCGCGTCGTGAAACACCGCACGCTCTACCTGGCCGGAAAGACGCGGATCCACCTGGATCGCGTGGCGACGCTTGGGGATTTCCTGGAACTCGAGGTGGTGCTCGACGACGACGAGTCGCTGGAAGCCGGCGTGCGCACGGCCCACGAGATCATGGCGCAGCTCGGCGTCACGTCGGCGCAATTGATCGAGGGGGCGTACCTGGACCTGCTTGCGCGAGGGCCGGAAACGCACCCACGTTAG
- a CDS encoding dihydrofolate reductase family protein — MPKLRVECFSISIDGFGAGPHQSLENPQGVGFMPTHDWVFATRTFQRVVLGAEGGETGTDDRYVAHGFEGIGAWVLGRNMFGPVRGPWPDDSWKGWWGDEPPYHTPVFVLTHHARAPLEMKGGTVFHFVTEGLDAALARAREAAGSRDVRIGGGTSTIRQCLQAGLVDSMHLAISPLLIGAGEALFAGLDLPRLGYRVTQSVAGERATHVLVSRG; from the coding sequence ATGCCCAAACTGCGCGTGGAGTGCTTCAGCATTTCGATCGACGGCTTCGGTGCCGGCCCTCATCAAAGCCTCGAGAACCCGCAAGGTGTCGGCTTCATGCCCACCCACGACTGGGTCTTCGCCACCCGGACCTTCCAGCGGGTGGTACTCGGCGCCGAGGGCGGTGAAACCGGGACCGACGACCGTTACGTAGCGCACGGATTTGAAGGGATTGGCGCGTGGGTGCTGGGACGCAACATGTTCGGCCCCGTGCGCGGTCCCTGGCCGGACGACTCGTGGAAGGGGTGGTGGGGCGACGAGCCGCCGTACCACACGCCGGTCTTCGTGCTCACGCACCACGCGCGGGCGCCACTCGAAATGAAAGGCGGCACGGTCTTCCACTTCGTCACGGAGGGACTGGACGCCGCGCTCGCGCGCGCGCGCGAGGCGGCCGGCAGCCGCGACGTGCGCATCGGCGGCGGCACCTCGACCATCCGTCAGTGCCTGCAGGCCGGTCTGGTGGACAGCATGCATCTGGCAATTTCACCGCTGCTGATCGGCGCCGGCGAAGCGTTGTTCGCGGGCCTCGACCTACCGCGCCTCGGATACCGGGTGACCCAGAGCGTCGCCGGCGAACGCGCGACGCACGTGCTGGTGTCGCGCGGGTGA
- a CDS encoding nucleoside deaminase — protein sequence MRAPTPPHASSVTIALPAWVGSTVDWKRKYTSDEEKMRLAVVLSRVNVERDTGGPFGAAVFELGTGRLVAVGVNSVVRLNSSALHAEVVALMLAEQERHSFTLSAPGLPRHELVTSCEPCAMCLGATLWSGVKRLVCGATRDDAMQLGFDEGPVFPASYDYLAHAGVEIVREVGREDARGVLALYHRRSGPIYNP from the coding sequence ATGCGCGCGCCCACGCCGCCCCACGCCTCGTCGGTGACCATCGCCCTGCCGGCCTGGGTCGGGTCGACGGTCGACTGGAAGCGAAAGTACACGTCGGATGAGGAGAAGATGCGCCTCGCCGTGGTCCTGTCGCGCGTCAATGTCGAACGCGACACCGGCGGCCCGTTTGGCGCGGCGGTTTTCGAACTTGGCACGGGCCGCCTTGTCGCCGTCGGCGTCAACAGTGTCGTGCGGCTCAATAGTTCGGCGTTGCATGCCGAGGTCGTCGCGCTCATGCTCGCGGAGCAGGAGCGCCACTCGTTCACGCTCTCGGCGCCCGGGCTCCCACGCCACGAACTCGTGACCTCCTGCGAGCCGTGTGCGATGTGCCTTGGCGCCACACTGTGGAGCGGCGTGAAGCGACTGGTCTGCGGCGCGACGCGAGACGACGCGATGCAGCTGGGATTCGACGAAGGGCCTGTCTTTCCCGCCTCGTACGACTATCTCGCCCACGCCGGGGTGGAAATCGTGCGCGAGGTTGGGCGCGAGGATGCCCGGGGCGTGCTGGCGCTCTATCACCGTCGCTCGGGACCCATCTACAATCCGTAG
- a CDS encoding multicopper oxidase domain-containing protein, translating to MKSSAPHRAPTPARRAIAVVTLLLAGTLILGASNRPGGLDRTSLSRVAANDNRSPAGTLAHDTLRVKLAVVRARWFPEADSGPFVDVVALAEEGKVPQIPGPMIRVPEGTIIDVTLRNALDDSTLHVAGLESRPSSGTDTLLVAPGATLRRTFAAGAPGTYFYVISPGMFSARATAERETVSGAFIVDPRGPRPPDRVLVINIWGYPKDSVTYPNALAINGHSWPYTERLTGTVGDTIRWRVINASQRGHPMHLHGFYFNVTASGTVGRDTLYHPDARRLGVTEQFQAFQTRDLTIVPDRPGNWLYHCHLGFHVVPGSAQLNQDTTHATHATMSEDAGQHMAGLIVGLSIRPRPGTKTITSPAARTLALWVNEGARRNYSPRAMRFVLQRDAHRPAPDSLEPVSSPLILTRGEATDVVVHNQLSDPTAVHWHGLELDSYSDGVPGWSGSMDRLARMIAPKDSFVAHLTLPRAGTFIYHTHLVDVEQLSSGLYGALIVLESGKKFDPTVDHIFVAGWDGLDNPERTILNGETEPSPLTFAAGRAHRLRFVGIGLVRGGKYVLTQGADTVQWRAMAKDGADLPAAQATARPALVRLQAGETYDFEWTPTPGEYVLSVTMTNARPPLQQKITVR from the coding sequence TTGAAATCGTCCGCCCCCCACCGCGCGCCGACGCCGGCGCGCCGTGCGATCGCCGTTGTCACTCTTCTCCTCGCCGGCACCCTGATCCTGGGGGCATCGAACCGCCCCGGAGGCCTGGACCGGACATCGCTGTCGCGCGTGGCCGCCAACGACAACCGGTCGCCGGCCGGAACGCTCGCGCATGACACGTTGCGCGTGAAGCTCGCCGTCGTGCGCGCACGCTGGTTTCCCGAAGCCGACTCGGGTCCCTTCGTGGACGTAGTCGCCCTGGCCGAGGAGGGCAAGGTACCGCAGATCCCGGGACCGATGATTCGCGTTCCCGAAGGCACGATCATCGACGTCACGCTGCGGAACGCGCTCGACGACTCGACGCTGCACGTCGCCGGCCTCGAGTCGCGCCCCAGCAGCGGCACCGACACGCTGCTCGTGGCGCCCGGAGCCACGCTGCGGCGCACCTTCGCCGCCGGTGCTCCTGGGACGTACTTCTACGTCATCTCCCCCGGGATGTTCAGCGCGCGGGCCACCGCCGAACGAGAGACCGTCTCCGGCGCATTCATCGTCGACCCGCGCGGACCGCGTCCGCCGGACCGCGTGCTGGTCATCAACATCTGGGGATATCCCAAGGATTCGGTCACCTATCCCAACGCCTTGGCGATCAACGGACACTCCTGGCCGTACACCGAACGGCTCACCGGCACCGTCGGTGACACGATTCGGTGGCGCGTCATCAACGCGTCGCAGCGCGGGCACCCCATGCACCTGCACGGCTTCTATTTCAACGTCACCGCGTCGGGCACTGTCGGCCGTGACACGCTCTATCATCCGGACGCCCGGCGTCTTGGCGTCACCGAGCAGTTTCAGGCGTTCCAGACCCGCGACCTCACCATCGTCCCCGACCGTCCGGGCAACTGGCTCTATCACTGCCATCTGGGCTTTCACGTGGTGCCGGGCTCTGCCCAGTTGAATCAGGACACGACGCACGCGACGCACGCGACGATGTCCGAGGACGCCGGACAGCACATGGCGGGCCTCATCGTCGGGCTTTCCATTCGGCCGCGACCCGGGACGAAGACCATCACTTCGCCCGCTGCACGCACGCTGGCGCTCTGGGTGAATGAAGGCGCCAGGCGCAACTACTCGCCGCGCGCGATGCGTTTCGTCCTGCAGCGCGACGCGCACCGTCCCGCGCCGGATTCACTCGAGCCGGTCAGCTCACCGCTCATCCTCACGCGCGGCGAGGCCACCGATGTCGTCGTGCACAACCAGCTCAGCGACCCGACCGCCGTGCACTGGCACGGGCTCGAACTCGACAGCTACTCCGACGGCGTGCCAGGGTGGAGCGGTTCCATGGACCGCCTCGCCCGCATGATCGCGCCAAAAGACTCATTCGTCGCGCACCTGACGCTCCCGCGGGCCGGGACCTTCATCTATCACACCCATCTCGTGGACGTCGAACAGCTCTCGTCCGGATTGTACGGGGCGCTCATCGTACTGGAGTCGGGCAAGAAGTTCGATCCCACCGTGGATCATATTTTCGTCGCAGGATGGGACGGACTCGACAATCCGGAGCGCACCATCCTGAATGGGGAGACGGAACCATCGCCCCTGACCTTCGCGGCCGGACGGGCCCATCGCCTGCGTTTTGTCGGCATCGGCCTGGTGCGTGGCGGCAAGTATGTGCTGACGCAGGGCGCGGATACGGTGCAGTGGCGGGCGATGGCAAAGGACGGCGCCGATTTGCCGGCAGCGCAGGCAACGGCACGGCCAGCACTCGTGCGACTGCAGGCGGGCGAGACCTACGACTTCGAGTGGACGCCCACGCCCGGGGAGTACGTGCTGTCTGTCACGATGACGAATGCGAGGCCGCCGCTGCAGCAGAAGATCACGGTGCGCTGA
- a CDS encoding polysaccharide deacetylase, translated as MRRLLLALAPVTLLAQAQPVPQTTAKPGWQWSYDSVVTVVNAVRAGRSLQPAAWPNGARVAVLLSFDVDNETIGVRYGEPTVGALSMQQYGHRVGLPRIVALLDQHKIPATFFAPSVSLSLTPSMIPLIKRSGRHEFGIHGWIHELNMTLPDSAERALLLKAMAEVTQLTGTKPTGYRAPSWNFSPNTLTILRDMGFRYESSLMADDRPYELVQAGKPTGMVEIPVEWILDDAPLFDPRGQSYMNPRDVARVWMDEFDKAYEEGTMLVLTMHPHITGHRSRIVALEQLIAHIEAKGPGKVWWATHGALAEYVRQAANLGEPIAR; from the coding sequence ATGCGCCGTCTCCTGCTCGCCCTCGCGCCGGTCACCCTGCTCGCTCAGGCGCAGCCGGTTCCCCAGACCACCGCCAAGCCTGGGTGGCAGTGGAGCTACGACAGCGTGGTGACGGTGGTCAACGCGGTGCGCGCCGGGCGCTCGCTGCAGCCCGCGGCCTGGCCGAACGGCGCGCGCGTGGCGGTGCTGCTCTCGTTTGACGTGGACAACGAGACGATCGGCGTGCGCTACGGCGAGCCGACGGTCGGTGCACTCTCGATGCAGCAGTACGGGCATCGGGTGGGCCTGCCGCGCATCGTCGCCCTGCTCGATCAGCACAAGATACCCGCGACCTTCTTCGCCCCTTCAGTGAGCCTGTCGCTCACGCCCTCGATGATTCCGCTGATCAAGCGGAGCGGGCGTCACGAGTTTGGCATCCATGGCTGGATCCACGAGCTGAACATGACGCTCCCCGACTCGGCGGAACGCGCGTTGCTGCTGAAGGCGATGGCTGAGGTGACCCAGTTGACCGGGACGAAGCCGACGGGGTATCGCGCGCCGAGCTGGAATTTCAGCCCCAATACACTCACCATCCTGCGGGACATGGGATTTCGCTACGAGAGTTCGCTGATGGCCGATGATCGACCGTACGAGCTCGTGCAGGCGGGAAAGCCGACGGGGATGGTCGAGATTCCCGTGGAGTGGATCCTCGATGACGCGCCGCTCTTCGATCCGCGCGGCCAGAGCTACATGAACCCGCGCGATGTGGCCCGCGTCTGGATGGACGAGTTCGACAAGGCGTACGAGGAAGGGACCATGCTGGTGCTCACCATGCATCCGCACATCACGGGACATCGTTCGCGCATCGTCGCGCTGGAGCAGCTCATTGCCCACATCGAAGCGAAGGGGCCGGGCAAGGTCTGGTGGGCGACGCACGGGGCACTGGCCGAATACGTGCGCCAGGCGGCGAACCTGGGAGAACCGATCGCGCGGTGA